CTCAGAACAAACTACAGGTTTCGATCACGAGTAGGTATGTTACTAGTAGCCTCGTGTATGGATCTGAGTCACCAATGCGTTAGTAACCGATTAGTAATTTCAATCACAAAacagtttagtttttttttaatagctccGTGTGTAGAAGGCCTTATAAGTGGCTGGAACGTAATTATCATCCAACTATCCATAGATTACGGCGACGTTGACGAGGAGCTAAGTAGaatattgaattcattaaAGTTCAACTGCATTTACGTCAAAGGAGAACAGAAAAAACAAGTTCTTATGGAGTATATACCGCACGTATCACTCATCAACATTGAAGACTTGGGCTGCCCTCGATTAGATCAAATATGCGATGACGAAACATTACCTTGCTGTATTTTTCATATGGAGTACAAACCTAaacaatgtacattttataaagtatttgctATAAGAAAAtggtttgtaaataattcttaaaaatttaattgtaaatatatacaatatttttatttatttatttttgtcatgtaataaacataataatattttaacattggtttttttatttcacctaacattttcaatatatatatatatatacaaggtatttttacaatataacaaaaaaatatatatacatggtattttacaaacatgataatattttcaatatacaaCTAgactatacaaatttatttacatagtattataatatatatatatatatacagtatttaGACATGCATTCCCGTAGAAGCGATCTCATCAAATCTTTTTCTGATTCATGATGCCACTGGCCACTGGTTTGGTCATTCATCGTCCTCACTTTccctataaatcataaatattttaagtataataatttttaaatataataaaaaacttactCTATAGAATAGTGACCGTGAGCcagtgtatgtattttatcatctAGTACCACTCTTTTGTCATCATAACTGTTATAGGTCAGCTTCATGGTCTTTATCGTTACTAGCTGATGGTTGAATGAACGTATTGATACGTTCTCCTTATACGCCTCCACGCCAGCTTCTCCAAACAAACACTTAACATGATCTTCAAGAGTCATGTGGTTTTTAACCACATGAGGTCTGATACCCTTTGCCTTGATCTGCTCTCTCACCACATCCTCTTCTCCTGTACATATGTTGTACGCGTATGATTTTGCACGTAGTGCACAAAACTCTGTCATTATATGTCCTTTTGCTTCATCAGAGAAAAACCCGGGCACCTTCTTCCTAGCTGTAGTGTAGCACGGATGGATAGGAGGCAAGTCCGCCGTGTCTAATCTATCCATCAAGTTGGGATTCTCAATCAAGTCTTTGTAGAAATCATCGGTATTGATATGATACACTAGTgaatctagaaaaaaaaaataaatgatatattatatacatgagattagtttaagtatatttacctGTGTCAGTGTACATTAGCttgattttatctttataatgtTTCTTCATAACGTTGTAATGATAGTCGTACATCAACGTCTTACTTATGTCCAGCACCGCAaatcctataaatatatatatattataaatgtatgataaaaatagaaaaaatatatttacctatatagataggtttgtcaaatttaataattttgttctcCAGGGCGACGGCGTTTAGGTTCTCGTTATAATTTGTACAGTGTTTAAATGTTgtgtttgttttgttaatcAATTTTGTAATCTTCTCTCACACGACACCAACTCCATTTTCATTTCCTTCCTTTTCGATTGCATAGTCTTCCCtggaaaaacatataatatcagtaaaaatgcttataaataataataaagtgacaTACCAAATACAgcgttattcattaatttaaaaaaatttttctcaAATTCGTTCTTTGCCTTCTTCCGCATCTCTGTGTTTAGCTCGATATATTTAGCCAGCCAATCTGACTGGTTAAATTGAATCActctatgtacctataaaaaaataagaaaaaatgttaaaaatctgattaaaatcatataaaatatatatttactttttcaactATTAAACCATTCTTAATTGCCTGCTGAAGGTTTCTAtagtgtataacataattcTCCTTTTCCTCAAATGTCGCCATCAACTTCCTAACTTTGATCCTCGCGGGATACTGTTCTGAGGTAGGAAAGGCAGGTCGTTGTGTTTATCATGCAGCTCTTTAGGGTAAGACACATCCACCTCATATATACGTCCTATGGGCGATGTATCGTCCAAATCATTCAACCCGTTTAATATAGGTTCAACCAGTTGAACCCACCGTATGGCATGTACTGGGACATTGCCCATCCATACAAGTTgttacctataaaattaaataagtatgaaaaattaataagttttgaaaaaaatatactcacAGTCCTGATAAATTATCCATGATTTCTCTTTAGTATCATCATAGCCCGGGGTCTTAGCATTGTTAGCCTTGGCATACCGCATGCTGGCCTGCACCAATCCACCACggatacctaaaaaaaaatacaatattattattatattcatattttataaataatatactgaccATTCTCATACATCAAGAGCATATCGTAATCGTGTAATAACTGGAGCTTTTGACCGGAAACTTCAGCATCGCGTCGAAACTAAGTCCAGGGGCGGTGAAGTAATGGGCTGCGTCCAAGTTGTATGCCCTCATACATACATCGCGAAAGTTTTCAAAGACGTCCGCCAACAGTAAGACGTCgatttttaggtataaatcACTGTAATCTCCGAGCGTCGTACAACCAAAGTGGTCCCAGACCAACTTCGCGTGCTCGAAATCTTCCTCCTTTATGTCAGTCTCCGTCAACGTACTATAAAAATCTCGCTTCCTCGGTAACCTCGTCTCCTCCAACCTACTCCAACTATCTGTGTACTCGTACGGGTACACCCCTTTACGAGTCACGAGCGGCATATCTCCGGCGACAAAATGTTTAGCGGTTTCTCTAAAGTTCTCCAGTCCGGTGTTACAAGATTTTTGGACAGTGAAGATAAACTTGATGCCATGAATCTAAACGTGTCTATGAAACGCATGCTGAATGTATTTGTTACGTATTTCGAGAAAGATATATATTTCTCCTCGATATTAGGAATAACGTTAATAGCTTGCGTGTCGTGACCCAGTTCTGTTACTATTAGGTGCGCGTCATAATTGGATAAGTTGTGGAAA
This sequence is a window from Aphis gossypii isolate Hap1 unplaced genomic scaffold, ASM2018417v2 Contig00797, whole genome shotgun sequence. Protein-coding genes within it:
- the LOC126555312 gene encoding uncharacterized protein LOC126555312, whose product is MYDYHYNVMKKHYKDKIKLMYTDTDSLVYHINTDDFYKDLIENPNLMDRLDTADLPPIHPCYTTARKKVPGFFSDEAKGHIMTEFCALRAKSYAYNICTGEEDVVREQIKAKGIRPHVVKNHMTLEDHVKCLFGEAGVEAYKENVSIRSFNHQLVTIKTMKLTYNSYDDKRVVLDDKIHTLAHGHYSIEESEDDE